The stretch of DNA GTGACCCGCCCGGATGATCGCGGTGACCACCGTGTCCCGCGGCAGGTTCAACTCGCCCAGTACCTTGCCCACCGCCGGGCTGCCCTCGGCCAGCGTGACCTCGACCAGAAGGACTCTGCCCTGCTCGAGTCGCAGCAGCGTAACCAGGTCGCCCACGACCACCGCCTCCTCGACCAGAGAGGTCAGCAGATGGGGCGGGGAAACCGACTCGTCGACCCCCCAGGACTCGTTGAACAGCCACTCGTTATTCGGGTGGTTGACCCGGGCGACGACCCGGCGGATTCCGAACTCCTGCTTCGCCAGC from Actinomycetota bacterium encodes:
- a CDS encoding TrkA family potassium uptake protein, with the translated sequence QHRIPATWVVADATEPLTLQGAGLSTCDVMVAATGDDKVNLVSSLLAKQEFGIRRVVARVNHPNNEWLFNESWGVDESVSPPHLLTSLVEEAVVVGDLVTLLRLEQGRVLLVEVTLAEGSPAVGKVLGELNLPRDTVVTAIIRAGHVVLPRGETPMMVGDEVLALTTMDHYAELEELLSVPAAVPA